The region ctATATGAGCTATCGTTCATGCTTTGGGAAAATTTCTGatcttttaggtataaatGCGTCTTAAGCcacacaaaatcaacaaatctcaaaattatttaaaaaattagaaGTTATTGTCATCTGCAGCATTTATTTCAGCAATACAATCCTGAAACATGAACATAAAGTGTTCGTTGCACAGTAACTTTCTTCATGTATTGCACCCTTTTTTGACCTgctatttttcttatatgGACATAGTTATAGGCATGTACCCTCTCTTCTTTAGggtgttttttgttggttCGGTTTTACAAAACGGGAGATTTGTACCACCGGACCAACAAAAAACACTTATGTACTGTCCATATGTaagattttattgttatacgtGGTGTAGTTATGGGCAGAGCTATTTCTTTCAGGTAAATTCTTCGTAAAATTAACTGGTTAGTAAATTAACAAAGTTATATCGTAAATCGAATGTAAACTGAAatagatacatacctacattacatttacattattataaccaaaaaacactgaaaaacttataatatttcataaaagttgtaaagaaaataactttaattttactgacgcgagtgctcgcgcagtgagcattttgccgccccgTGCGACACACTCTCTTCAATTCTCTCTTCCTGCTGTAACCTGTGCACTGAATTTCTCCAAATTTACGTTACATGTAGGAGAGGACCGAGAGGGCAGCTACATAGGCGCTGGAACCTGAGGAGTGCATAgttcacaaaatattaaacattctTTGCTGAGCgcggcaaaatgctcatagcgcgagcactctagggttaaagtgcgttatttatgttaaaatagtgtgacaacatggatttacctattattacaccgccggcggatagtttcaaagaaaaaaatgtgctgaaactggataattatgaacaacaatatcaaggtacgtttattgttattgttttgttaatttgtgagatgagagcttcgtaacatagtctttttgttgactcttgtctggtcatgttcatcctgaAAAACATTGCGTCATGTGGCAGATAAAGATcttctaaataatatttatgtttcctTGGCACAATCTATAATCATTTACTGTATTACTGTGTGGGGAAGTGcactaaaaactaaatttattcAGGTTGAGCGAGCACAAAGACTACTACTAAAAGtcatgtattttaaaaagcgTAGTTTTAGTACACGCGACCTTTACTTAACTGCAGATCTATTGTCAGTAAGACAATTGTATGTATTACATACTTTACTAAGAAAGCACGTATCATTAGGATATGACTCGAGCCTATTAAACAAAAGACGGAAGGATATTGTTGCTAAAATCCAAACAGCAAGAACAGTTTTCGCCAGAAATCAGTATGTAAGTCAATCAACCCATCTTTACAACCACATAAACAAACACCTTAATATATATCCAATGTTATATCATGAGTGTAAACACACAGTCACTGATTGGCTAAAAACtctaaattataatgaaactGAAAAACTTCTTGAATATGACAAGTAATAAGtatctatatgtataaaattatgtatttataaacagtaagtatatacaatatataatactataccaatatttaattttcaaaatcacaaacacacactcacacacacacacacacacgcacgcgcacacacacacacacacacacacacacacacacacacacacacacacacacacacacacacacacacacacacacacacacacacacacacacacacacacacacacacacacacacacacaaacacacagtACTCACTTTTAAACTCAAACCAAAATCATTTACATAGGCCTGATAAGTGGTTCTGTTATTCTCTTAGCTaactatatacttaattaagtacttaccacaaaatgttttttttttttatctttatttattaaagagaCTTAGGTCACTTACAATAAACTGTGACCATGTCAGTCTCATCGAGACATacactatttaaataaatgctaAACTAGGGTTGTCTTAAgtctaaacaatattttacatacatttttactCTTAGCCTAAACTTAACACCTTTATGTTAATAAAGAGCGGTTTCTTCTGGCACAGGTGCTTAGTGCACTTAAAAGGAGATTCCAACCTTGTAAttgattacctacctatggctaaagaaataaatatttttgtatttttgtatttttttttgtatcctaaccagacattacaaagttgctatgctatatcccatttaacgacttcgctgaataacgttcagtcaagacgttggacgttacagtcaaccacttgacgagttgttctttagtcattcaactgagtagcgtcatccaatgaacgggctagcggttcaatcaaacaggagattaaaccagatgcctgcgacagataTATCAAATAGAAGTCTTAGCACAgtgcgcaagacgcgcacgctAAGTGTGACAAAGTTTTGcttcgcgctcactcacatcgtaAGGCTTCGAGAGCGATGCGACGGAAACTCTTATCACGTCTTGAGCTAAGCGGAAAgtggaaagacatctgatacaaacaaaaattacccttattcgaatgtaataaaagggttctgtcagatgtctttccccgtgaaacattGCTAATTGCTGTTCAGAAATTTAAAGAGATGATTTCCATTatcatttcattttaaaattatgagaAGTGTGgcatacttatacttacaaaGTTAATTACGGATGGACTTAATGCGGAATAAAAAGCATTATCCCCCAGACAACCAATAGGAGGTTCAGAATAGTTAAGTACATAGAGACCTCAGATAAGGGCACACTCACGCATATCAACAACGGCCTTGTCGTAGGTCTCGCTCTCGAGCGCCACCTCGCCCAGCGCCAGGTGCGCGTCGGccagcgccgcgcgcgccgcgtcgccgccgcccgctGTCACGCGCTTCTCGAGGATGGAGCGGGATAGTTCTGTGGAGagagttaataataattataataaaagacCAGCCATCTCAACCACAAACACCGTCCACGTCACAAAATGATGCTCACTTGGCCGTGGGACGATGATCAGAGCTTTGGATGAGGCCTCTATGGGGTTGATTATTAATTGATAACAGGCAAATATTCTACAGTATACATAAATCATTCGGCAGCTTACAGCCCTTTGCTACTGAATCGTGAATTGAACATAATAGTttgcaatataattatgatgtataatatttcttaCCAAGCATTTCCCAGGCCAACTGCAGGTTGTCAACGTCGTTCTCGTCCTCTGCGTCTTCTGCTGTGGATTCATCTACTTCTCCATTTGATGGGCCCTGAACAAATAGTTTAAGATATATTAGTGACAATGCATTTAGTAAAGGATAACACTCATAAGTACTACTTTAAATACCATAAATATGTGGTTGACAGAAACCTTTTCACCAGTGTAAATAACCAAATGgcctttttttttaaatccacCTCTAGAAATTTATAAACACATCATGTTCCAACTTCTTCAACAATGGCACATGCCTTTTACTgagcataattttattgaaccTTATCAGAATAACCATTTAATAAGGAGAtctttgttattgttatatcGTCTCCATATGCGAAAACGTATAATTAGCTTTTTgtctatttatgtttaaataaggTTAACTTGTTATTAGTATAAAGCTGTTGGTTTACcatgcaataaattaaaataaaataaaataaatctttatggTGAAGGCCTATGTTAAATGAACTTACTGGTTGTTCAGCCTCAGCATCAGCCTCCGCCTCTCCTTCAGGCTTGGTGGAGCTGGCGGCAGGCTCCTCATCCTTGGTAGTGGATTCTGCCTCACTCTTCTCAGCCCCTCCGTTTGTGACCACCTTCTCTGATTCCTCATCTTTGCCGTTTTCATCTTTACCATTCTCCGCATCTCCATTCTCATCTCCCTCtgtgaaatttaaaaaatctgttttgtacattatacttaactGTGTGGCCttgttataagttataacagGGCCACAAAGTTATCTGCAGATTTGCACTCAAATGATGTTTATTGCTGTGATATCTATTCTTCTCTCAACACTAGGGTTTGTTGATGTGGTAAGCGCTAGATCATTACAGATCTATGTATATGAATAAGATGCAGTTTTCATTAATAACTGTTGAAAATCTGTATATTAACTTACCCTCATTGCCTTCATCTTCTTCATCTGCATTGCCAGAGCCCGGCACTCCGTCCCCGAGAACTCCACTCTCTTCTCGTGACAGACCCAATAAGGCTTTGCCATACCTGTAAATTATAGTGATAAACATTACACAAAACTAAACATAACACAACAAACATCTTGGTCACAAGATAGTCTATTCTAGGTTCAACAAAGCACATCCAAAAAATTACATGGGCTGCAAAATTTAAGATTAGGTTCCACTTCAGAGTACTGAccattaaaatttgaaaatcaTCTTCATGGCTGACCTGGGCCAGTATGGCAGCAGCTGTCTATTGTTCAATCCATCAGCAGACCATTTTCATAAGGAAATTTTCAAATGCCCATTGTTATGAATGATCAAAATACTACTACACACAATACTACACATTCACAACCTACTCAGAATCATCCACAGATCCACACATACCACAAGTAAGCCTCAGCGCACTGGTCAGCGGTATCCCCATGTTCCGCAGCCAGGGCCTCGCATGCGCCCGCCAGCACCTCCGTGGCGGCCGTGTAGTCACGCACGGCCAGGTGCCGCCGCCCCGTGGCCAGCAGCTCCGTCGGCGTCGTCGTGGATACCACCGGGGCTTCCGACATCTTTAGAAAGGAGTTAGGTTTTTAACTGCTGTTTTTGTTGATTCGGAAGCTATGCGGTGttaattaggaatgattaaCTTGATCTTGCGGTCATAATGTGTGTGGTAAACTCCTagtttgtttaatttatagGGTAATATACTAAGATGAAAGGTTAGGTTCCATTCACGGCAATGTAACGGTCATCGGAGAAAAGCAACAATAGATGTTCCACGTGTTCGTGATTAGAATgatttacattacatttagCATTTAATTTACAGAGTCGTATAGTTTAGTTATCTCTAGACAAGTAGAAAAGTGTATGAGTCAATGTAATACAGCAAAAACCGCCGTACAgtgaaagtaaataaagtCAACTAATTTTTTATGGTGCTGAAAGCTCctgaaatacttacattacttataaatttccAGGCTTGAATTTAACAATCAGAAATACAGCAAATGCTAATCAAACGTACGTTTTCTTCGGGAATTCGTTTTATTTCTCGTAAAAAGGATGAAAAAGTCTGCTGCCGTTACCGCccgtttgtgtttttttatcatagaCAAAAAACACAGATTAATTTAAACTAACATTATAAGGAGACCCTCCACACAGTCGGTGTGGTCAATCatgattgtattttttacgATCACTTCATTCTCATTCATACACATCACGAATGAGTAGTCGCAATCATAGTTACGATTCAAGTCATACGATTACGACTCGCCTTACATTGCCGTTTAATCGCCATATACATATTGGAATTCTATAATGATGATACTAGCCGAATGTACTGTCTTTCATTCGTCACACAGAATAACGGACATAAAAATGTTCTTGAacttcaaaacaaacaaatccCCAAA is a window of Plutella xylostella chromosome 17, ilPluXylo3.1, whole genome shotgun sequence DNA encoding:
- the LOC105389778 gene encoding nuclear autoantigenic sperm protein; its protein translation is MSEAPVVSTTTPTELLATGRRHLAVRDYTAATEVLAGACEALAAEHGDTADQCAEAYLWYGKALLGLSREESGVLGDGVPGSGNADEEDEGNEEGDENGDAENGKDENGKDEESEKVVTNGGAEKSEAESTTKDEEPAASSTKPEGEAEADAEAEQPGPSNGEVDESTAEDAEDENDVDNLQLAWEMLELSRSILEKRVTAGGGDAARAALADAHLALGEVALESETYDKAVVDMQSCLELQKELYRSDDRRIAETHYQIGLANSLASNFEDAITHFKNAANILETRIATLENPTAAKDDATVKKYSANDPFYTVDGEIKELKELLPEIREKIHDMMDYKAETIKRVRETLCPSNGDGASSSSNGGGIISSSSGASSSTAKPISNISHLIKRKRKSSEGAADEGSAAKRTNT